A genomic stretch from Hemibagrus wyckioides isolate EC202008001 linkage group LG18, SWU_Hwy_1.0, whole genome shotgun sequence includes:
- the wdr91 gene encoding WD repeat-containing protein 91 encodes MASAVERTDDLVREYLVYRGFTSTLKHLDSEIKADKEKGFRVDKIIEQLQLFIQSYDLAGLKEYWSYLDHRLFSRLEDVYRPTVNKLRTSLFRYYLVHTVQTKYLEKTQEFFQKQALELQGQVEWRDWFILPFISTPEQNPCFSPYFSRQWADTFLVSLHNFLSVLFRCMPQPMLLSFDAEVQRSSRIQEENEQLRQVLFALQGEFRPKRAEEMLHHKLPAYVQHMDRLGDTELDLVSSQRVVNPTTPSRNFFSFLPQGRRAPVRTPQGATSSSPTQATLGRKETAASQSGKMKDPTTSKESKMASTVATSADTGARQKRQMDHEKERKELFSKQAAQSSEKKVEISEAEGQIEGQCDTTDSSNSQPLACSEGGGSGAEHPFIKLSQEEYGEHHSSIMHCRVDSSGRKVASLDVDGVVKVWSFNPIMQTKATIMSKSPLLSLEWATKPDRLLLLGSGVGTVRLYDTEAKKNLYEMSIDDTHPRILSLACSPSGTSFVCSAAAPVARSGGMSETAPRLMQSVSGQLLLWDTKTVKQQLQFALEPGPVAVNCIAFNHNGNLLVTGAADGIIRLFDMQRYESVMSWKAHDGEVYSVEFSYDENTVFSIGEDGKFIQWNIHRSGVKQSEYSLSQDAVGPFMLSGYSGYKQVQVPRGRLFAFDSEGQHVLTCSSNGGLIYRLNKGDTGLESVLSLGGHKAPVVTVDWCSAVDCGTCLTASMDGKIKLSTLLAQKP; translated from the exons ATGGCATCAGCAGTGGAGAGGACAGATGATCTTGTGCGGGAATATTTGGTATATCGAGGATTTACAAGCACTCTCAAACATCTAGACAGTGAAATCAAAGCTGACAAAGAGAAAGGATTTAGa GTGGATAAAATAATCGAGCAGCTTCAGCTGTTCATTCAGAGCTATGACCTTGCTGGACTAAAAGAATATTGGAGCTACCTGGATCACAGACTCTTCAGCCGTTTGGAGGATGTTTACAGACCCACTGTTAACAAACTGAGGACAAGCCTCTTCCGGTACTACCTCGTGCACACTGTTCAG ACAAAGTATCTGGAGAAGACTCAAGAGTTTTTCCAGAAGCAGGCTCTTGAACTTCAGGGCCAGGTAGAATGGCGCGATTGGTTCATCCTGCCATTTATTTCAACACCAGAGCAAAATCCGTGCTTCTCTCCATATTTTTCTCGCCAGTGGGCCGATACCTTCCTCGTTTCCCTCCACAACTTCCTCAGTGTTCTTTTCCGGTGTATG CCTCAGCCCATGCTTCTGAGTTTTGATGCTGAAGTTCAGAGAAGCAGCAGAATCCAGGAGGAGAATGAACAACTGCGGCAAGTG TTATTTGCACTTCAAGGAGAATTCAGGCCTAAAAGAGCAGAGGAGATGTTGCATCACAAACTCCCTGCTTACGTGCAGCACATGGACCGACTCGGAGATACAGAGCT GGACTTGGTGTCGAGCCAGCGTGTCGTAAACCCCACCACTCCTTCAAGgaatttcttctcctttttgcCTCAGGGCAGAAGAGCCCCAGTGCGAACACCTCAGGGGGCAACAAGCTCCTCCCCCACACAGGCCACCCTTGGGAGGAAGGAAACCGCTGCCAGTCAG TCAGGGAAGATGAAGGACCCTACAACCTCAAAAGAGTCCAAGATGGCATCCACTGTTGCTACCTCTGCAGATACAGGTGCAAGGCAAAAGAGGCAGATGGaccatgagaaagagagaaaagagctTTTCTCCAAACAAGCAGCACAG AGTTCTGAAAAGAAAGTAGAGATTTCTGAGGCTGAGGGTCAAATCGAGGGCCAATGTGATACAACTGACTCGTCAAACTCTCAGCCACTTGCTTGCAGTGAGGGGGGCGGGTCTGGGGCTGAGCACCCGTTCATCAAGTTAAGTCAAGAGGAGTATGGAGAACATCACTCTTCCATCATGCACTGCAG ggTAGACAGTTCGGGTAGAAAAGTGGCTAGTCTGGATGTGGATGGAGTAGTGAAAGTTTGGTCCTTCAACCCCATTATGCAGACAAAAGCCACCATTATGTCCAAATCTCCTCTACTTTCACTGGAATGGGCTACAAAACCAGACAGACTG CTGTTGCTGGGCAGTGGGGTTGGCACAGTGAGGCTGTATGATACTGAAGCCAAGAAAAATCTGTATGAAATGTCTATAGATGACACTCATCCACG gataCTTTCCCTGGCCTGCAGCCCCAGTGGAACATCATTTGTGTGTTCAGCAGCAGCTCCTGTGGCTCGTTCAGGCGGCATGTCAGAAACAGCGCCACGTCTGATGCAGTCTGTCTCCGGACAACTGCTGCTCTGGGACACCAAGACTGTCAAACAACAG CTGCAGTTTGCACTGGAGCCAGGGCCTGTCGCTGTGAACTGTATTGCGTTCAACCACAACGGGAATCTTCTGGTAACAGGAGCTGCTGATGGCATCATACGGCTGTTCg ACATGCAGAGGTATGAAAGTGTTATGAGTTGGAAGGCTCATGATGGTGAAGTGTATAGTGTTGAGTTCAGCTATGATGAAAACACTGTGTTCAGCATCGGAGAGGACGGCaag ttcatccagtGGAATATCCACCGCTCTGGAGTGAAACAGTCAGAGTACTCGTTATCTCAGGATGCTGTGGGACCGtttatgctgtctggctacagtGGATATAAGCAGGTTCAGGTGCCACGTGGGCGACTTTTTGCTTTCGATTCAGAGGGACAGCATGTCCTCACCTGCTCCAGTAATGGAGGACTTATCTATCGG cTGAATAAGGGAGATACAGGTctggagagtgtgttgtctTTGGGAGGGCATAAAGCTCCGGTAGTAACGGTGGACTGGTGTTCAGCTGTGGACTGTGGAACCTGCCTTACAGCGTCAATGGATGGCAAAATCAAACTGAGCACGCTCCTCGCACAGAAACCATGA
- the LOC131369113 gene encoding vitelline membrane outer layer protein 1-like, which produces MGFVSSIVLPMLVLCFGQLMSVSNGQIVERTYSGKIQVNNGMGWGSWGHRDMCPYGTYATGFSLKVEQSVGDGDDTALNGIALRCTKPMGSTQQPQPYSTVQSDTGSWGSWTQNNWCPNGVLQAFQLRVESGQGRGDDTAANNIRFSCTGGVQLTGSGMSWGEWGGWSEKCVGTGICGIQTKVESPQGSGDDTALNDVKFYCCY; this is translated from the exons ATGGGGTTTGTGAGCAGTATTGTTTTGCCTATGTTAGTTCTCTGCTTTGGGCAGCTCATGAGTGTCAGCAATGGACAGATAGTTGAGAGGACGTATTCAGGCAAGATTCAAGTTAATAATGGAATGGGCTGGGGCTCATGGGGACATCGAGATATGTGTCCCTATGGGACCTATGCTACAGGCTTTAGTCTCAAA GTTGAACAATCAGTAGGAGATGGAGATGACACAGCCCTAAATGGAATTGCCCTTCGCTGCACTAAACCCATGGGCTCCACACAGCAGCCTCAGCCCTATTCTACAGTCCAATCTGATACCGGCAG CTGGGGGTCTTGGACGCAGAACAACTGGTGCCCTAATGGAGTGCTACAGGCATTTCAGCTGCGAGTAGAATCCGGTCAAGGACGAGGTGATGATACTGCTGCTAACAACATAAG GTTCTCATGCACTGGAGGGGTACAGTTGACCGGCAGTGGCATGTCCTGGGGAGAATGGGGTGGATGGAGTGAAAAATGTGTTGGAACAGGGATTTGTGGAATCCAAACCAAAGTAGAGTCACCACAGGGTTCAGGAGACGACACCGCTCTTAATGACGTCAAATTTTACTGCTGTTATTAA
- the LOC131369595 gene encoding vitelline membrane outer layer protein 1 homolog isoform X2 — translation MGFVSSIVLPMLVLCFGQLMSVSNGQIVERTYSGTIQVNNGMGWGSWGHRDMCPYGTYATGFRLKVEESLGFGDDTALNGIALHCTKPMGSTKDPQPYSTVQSDTGSWGSWTQNIWCSEGVLQAFQLRVESSQGRGSYALEGNT, via the exons ATGGGGTTTGTGAGCAGTATTGTTTTGCCTATGTTAGTTCTCTGCTTTGGGCAGCTCATGAGTGTCAGCAATGGACAGATAGTTGAGAGGACGTATTCAGGCACGATTCAAGTTAATAATGGAATGGGCTGGGGCTCATGGGGACATCGAGATATGTGTCCCTATGGGACCTATGCTACAGGCTTCAGACTCAAA GTTGAAGAGTCACTAGGATTTGGGGATGACACAGCCCTAAACGGAATTGCCCTTCACTGCACTAAACCCATGGGCTCCACAAAGGATCCTCAGCCCTATTCTACAGTCCAATCTGATACCGGCAG CTGGGGGTCTTGGACACAGAACATTTGGTGCTCAGAAGGAGTGCTGCAGGCATTTCAGCTGCGTGTAGAATCCAGTCAAGGACGAG GTTCTTATGCACTGGAGGGGAATACTTGA
- the LOC131369595 gene encoding vitelline membrane outer layer protein 1 homolog isoform X1, translated as MGFVSSIVLPMLVLCFGQLMSVSNGQIVERTYSGTIQVNNGMGWGSWGHRDMCPYGTYATGFRLKVEESLGFGDDTALNGIALHCTKPMGSTKDPQPYSTVQSDTGSWGSWTQNIWCSEGVLQAFQLRVESSQGRGDDTAANNIRL; from the exons ATGGGGTTTGTGAGCAGTATTGTTTTGCCTATGTTAGTTCTCTGCTTTGGGCAGCTCATGAGTGTCAGCAATGGACAGATAGTTGAGAGGACGTATTCAGGCACGATTCAAGTTAATAATGGAATGGGCTGGGGCTCATGGGGACATCGAGATATGTGTCCCTATGGGACCTATGCTACAGGCTTCAGACTCAAA GTTGAAGAGTCACTAGGATTTGGGGATGACACAGCCCTAAACGGAATTGCCCTTCACTGCACTAAACCCATGGGCTCCACAAAGGATCCTCAGCCCTATTCTACAGTCCAATCTGATACCGGCAG CTGGGGGTCTTGGACACAGAACATTTGGTGCTCAGAAGGAGTGCTGCAGGCATTTCAGCTGCGTGTAGAATCCAGTCAAGGACGAGGTGATGATACTGCTGCTAACAACATAAGGTTGTAA